The Pseudomonadota bacterium genome includes a window with the following:
- the pyk gene encoding pyruvate kinase, whose product MADPEAASRLTRPGGIDTRRKPTPESPMVIKTQLDLLKYRRTKIVATLGPSCADEATIAQLISAGVNVFRLNMSHGSQAGHRELYERVRATAQRLALPVAIFADLCGPKIRTGLFKEKQIDLKTGDSVVVTTRDTTGSPGLIPSQYEALADDVKPGNRILLDDGKLEIEVESIVGTEIQCRVVHGGVLKDKKGINLPGVSISAPSLTDKDKADARFALAMGVDFLALSFVRRAADVTDLRRLIEQTDHPAGIIAKFEKPEALENAAAIIGVSDAVMVARGDLGVELKPEQVPIAQRKLIDMARNLNRPVIVATQMLESMMANTRPSRAEVSDISQAVIAGVDAVMLSGETASGSFPVQTVQMMSRIIHQTEAYLFEENNFADLERDLGRIEGPVPFGHAVAHATANLAKQIDAKAILSLSNTGMSAVTISSARPSAPLLAISADPRTYHRLNLQWGTLPILAEDAGHAHPNQLARRVAQQSGIAAAGDYIVLVRGFHSNQALNTPSITLLMV is encoded by the coding sequence ATGGCTGACCCGGAAGCCGCGTCACGGCTTACTCGCCCCGGCGGCATCGATACCAGACGCAAGCCCACACCAGAGTCGCCTATGGTCATCAAAACGCAGCTCGATCTCCTGAAATACCGCCGCACAAAAATCGTCGCCACGCTGGGTCCGTCCTGCGCGGACGAAGCGACCATTGCGCAACTCATCTCCGCCGGCGTCAATGTCTTCCGGCTCAACATGTCGCATGGCAGTCAGGCCGGTCATCGCGAACTCTACGAGCGCGTCCGCGCTACCGCCCAGCGGCTGGCGCTGCCGGTGGCAATCTTCGCCGATCTCTGCGGCCCCAAGATCCGCACCGGATTGTTCAAAGAAAAACAGATCGATCTGAAAACCGGCGACAGCGTGGTCGTAACCACCCGCGACACAACCGGATCACCCGGCCTCATCCCCTCGCAGTACGAAGCGCTGGCGGACGATGTAAAGCCAGGCAACCGCATTCTGCTGGATGACGGCAAGCTGGAGATCGAGGTTGAATCAATTGTGGGCACCGAGATCCAATGCCGCGTTGTTCACGGTGGCGTGCTCAAGGACAAGAAGGGTATCAACCTCCCCGGCGTCTCGATTTCGGCGCCTTCGCTGACCGACAAGGACAAAGCCGATGCGCGCTTCGCACTGGCGATGGGCGTGGACTTCCTGGCCCTCTCCTTCGTGCGCCGTGCCGCCGACGTTACCGATCTGCGACGACTGATCGAACAGACCGATCATCCTGCAGGCATCATCGCCAAATTCGAAAAACCCGAAGCCCTGGAAAACGCCGCCGCGATCATCGGCGTCTCCGACGCCGTCATGGTGGCGCGGGGCGACCTGGGTGTGGAGCTGAAACCGGAACAGGTACCCATCGCGCAACGCAAGTTGATCGACATGGCGCGCAACCTCAACCGACCGGTCATCGTGGCCACTCAGATGCTCGAGTCGATGATGGCGAATACGCGGCCTTCGCGCGCCGAGGTGTCCGACATCTCACAGGCGGTAATCGCCGGCGTCGATGCGGTGATGCTCTCGGGCGAAACCGCCTCCGGTTCGTTCCCGGTGCAAACCGTGCAGATGATGTCGCGCATCATCCACCAGACCGAAGCCTATCTCTTCGAGGAAAACAACTTTGCCGACCTGGAACGCGATCTCGGTCGGATCGAGGGGCCTGTGCCCTTCGGTCACGCGGTCGCGCATGCCACCGCCAACCTGGCCAAACAGATCGACGCCAAAGCGATACTGAGTCTGTCCAACACCGGCATGTCAGCGGTCACCATCAGCTCGGCGCGCCCCTCTGCGCCGCTGTTGGCCATCTCCGCCGACCCCAGGACATACCACCGACTGAACCTCCAGTGGGGTACGTTGCCGATACTCGCCGAGGACGCAGGGCACGCCCATCCCAATCAACTGGCACGCCGCGTTGCACAGCAATCCGGTATCGCCGCAGCGGGCGACTACATCGTGCTGGTCAGAGGATTTCACAGCAATCAAGCGCTCAATACGCCGTCCATCACGTTATTGATGGTTTAG
- a CDS encoding cytochrome C has protein sequence MDRSTNATQHAIVTILWMAALLGMASASWAQDFSKAERLYDDHCAVCHGADRGGYIGPALNSDQTTLTQQQVSAKIQTGGAATMMPQHPTLFGKLSVNEMDLLASLITARPKRSLSWGLSDIRNSLEVFVADESTLPNKPTYPIENVDDLMAVMARGHFAAGDGSKIVFFDGRTNKKIGEIPTGFAPHLMDFHPKQERWAYVRDDIGYIHKIDLYSLKIVRKVRAGLNGTSLAVSRDGRYLAAGSFVPNTAVILDAATLEPLKLMELRGNDLDGKMVEADSGMITSTPYADIFVVALEQAGQVWIVDVDKPDMPITKITDVGRHLHDAFLSPEGRFVLIASYDDNIIAVIDLAENRVVKRIPAGCQPHLGSGAVVRSQGRLLGIGTNIGSHPCESYEVTVFDMDTFEVVKRIPVLGPTESPAAHPKAPYIVVDIVGTGPAANKIQFIDKNSLDVVRTLTVAGTLGRSHFPEYTARGEYIYVSAGYGGDRTAGRVGDRLMIYDAKTLKRVKAVSMEVPAGVFSRVRARTVVVGLQGTVH, from the coding sequence ATGGACAGATCGACGAACGCCACACAACACGCCATTGTGACAATCCTGTGGATGGCTGCGTTACTGGGAATGGCATCCGCTTCCTGGGCCCAGGATTTCAGCAAGGCCGAACGGCTGTATGATGATCATTGCGCTGTGTGTCATGGGGCAGACCGCGGCGGATACATTGGGCCGGCATTGAACAGCGATCAAACCACGCTCACTCAGCAGCAGGTCAGTGCCAAGATCCAGACCGGGGGCGCGGCGACCATGATGCCGCAACATCCCACGTTGTTCGGTAAATTATCAGTCAACGAAATGGATCTGCTGGCCTCTCTCATAACAGCGCGCCCGAAACGATCCCTGTCCTGGGGATTGAGCGATATACGAAATTCGCTTGAGGTGTTCGTTGCCGATGAATCAACCCTGCCCAACAAACCGACCTACCCGATAGAGAACGTTGACGACTTGATGGCCGTAATGGCACGCGGACACTTCGCCGCCGGCGACGGATCCAAAATCGTATTCTTTGACGGCAGAACCAACAAAAAGATTGGCGAAATACCCACCGGTTTTGCACCGCATCTCATGGACTTCCACCCAAAGCAGGAACGGTGGGCCTATGTTCGGGATGATATCGGCTATATCCACAAGATCGATCTGTACTCGTTGAAGATTGTGCGCAAGGTACGGGCCGGGTTGAATGGCACATCACTCGCAGTATCGCGTGACGGACGATATCTTGCTGCGGGTTCCTTTGTACCGAATACGGCGGTGATTCTGGATGCCGCGACCCTGGAGCCACTCAAGCTGATGGAACTGCGCGGCAATGACCTGGACGGCAAGATGGTCGAGGCCGACTCGGGCATGATCACCAGCACGCCTTATGCAGACATCTTCGTGGTAGCACTCGAACAGGCCGGCCAAGTGTGGATAGTGGATGTCGATAAGCCGGATATGCCCATCACAAAAATAACCGATGTGGGCCGGCATCTGCACGATGCATTCCTCTCTCCGGAGGGTCGTTTCGTGCTTATTGCCTCTTACGACGACAACATCATCGCCGTCATCGATCTGGCCGAAAATCGGGTTGTAAAAAGAATTCCGGCCGGCTGTCAACCGCACCTCGGTTCGGGGGCTGTTGTGAGGTCACAAGGCCGACTGCTGGGTATTGGCACCAACATTGGTTCACACCCTTGTGAGTCGTACGAAGTGACCGTTTTCGACATGGATACGTTCGAGGTCGTCAAGCGCATTCCCGTTCTGGGACCCACCGAATCACCCGCTGCGCATCCCAAGGCCCCCTACATTGTGGTCGATATCGTTGGCACAGGTCCGGCTGCGAACAAGATCCAGTTTATAGATAAGAACAGTCTCGATGTGGTGAGGACTCTGACTGTTGCGGGGACACTCGGTCGCTCACACTTTCCAGAGTACACCGCGCGCGGCGAATATATATACGTCAGCGCCGGGTATGGCGGTGATCGAACCGCCGGACGTGTTGGTGACCGGCTCATGATCTACGATGCAAAGACGCTGAAGAGAGTGAAGGCGGTATCAATGGAGGTGCCCGCAGGCGTGTTCTCACGTGTGCGCGCGCGCACAGTGGTGGTGGGGCTCCAGGGTACGGTGCATTAA
- a CDS encoding acyl dehydratase, whose translation MVDEKTGIFPEIRWFEDFAVGQTYVFGAWRMTVESMLDFARVYDPEPFHLDEQAARALGWDGLIASGLQIASIWRRLSKDAFPNSETVISPGWDDIRWMLPAYAGDVLASHTEITEVRTLSSRPDEGLVKLRNTLVRQDGKPVAKLTSNWFVRRRAERD comes from the coding sequence ATGGTCGATGAAAAAACCGGGATTTTTCCCGAAATCCGCTGGTTCGAAGATTTTGCGGTCGGGCAGACGTACGTCTTCGGCGCCTGGCGCATGACGGTCGAGTCGATGCTCGACTTTGCACGAGTCTACGATCCGGAACCCTTCCATCTTGATGAGCAGGCCGCGCGCGCACTGGGTTGGGACGGCCTGATCGCCTCGGGTCTGCAGATCGCCTCGATCTGGCGCCGTCTCAGCAAGGATGCGTTTCCCAACTCCGAAACGGTGATTTCGCCGGGCTGGGACGACATCCGCTGGATGCTGCCGGCCTACGCCGGCGATGTACTTGCCTCGCACACCGAGATCACCGAGGTGCGCACGCTCTCCAGTCGGCCGGACGAAGGTCTGGTCAAGCTGCGCAACACACTGGTGCGCCAGGACGGCAAGCCGGTCGCCAAACTGACCTCCAACTGGTTTGTACGGCGGCGCGCGGAACGGGATTGA
- a CDS encoding LysE family translocator — translation MSALSVLGLAGAMFLLAVTPGPGVFATVARALASGFGHATVVVLGIVSGDLLFLLLAIFGLAALAEVLGGLFAVVKYVGAGYLIWLGLRLWMTTPESTELKGVRELSWKANFFSGLVITLGNPKVILFYLGFLPTFLDLTRLEAMDIVVVATVVSVVLGAVLLGYAYAAGRARKLFASPRAKRTLNRSAGSVMIVTGAVLATR, via the coding sequence ATGAGTGCTCTCAGTGTTCTTGGGTTGGCCGGGGCTATGTTCTTGCTGGCAGTTACACCGGGTCCCGGCGTGTTTGCCACCGTGGCGCGGGCACTTGCCTCCGGATTCGGGCACGCGACGGTGGTGGTGTTGGGTATCGTCAGCGGTGACCTGCTCTTTTTATTGTTGGCGATCTTCGGTCTGGCGGCCCTGGCCGAGGTGCTTGGTGGTTTGTTTGCCGTAGTTAAATATGTGGGCGCCGGCTATCTGATCTGGCTGGGTCTGCGTTTGTGGATGACGACGCCCGAATCGACAGAGCTCAAGGGGGTGCGTGAGCTGTCATGGAAGGCCAATTTCTTCAGTGGTCTGGTGATCACCCTGGGCAACCCCAAGGTCATCCTCTTTTACCTGGGATTTTTACCTACCTTTCTCGATCTGACGCGACTCGAAGCGATGGACATAGTTGTGGTGGCTACGGTGGTTTCCGTGGTGCTCGGCGCTGTGTTGCTGGGCTATGCGTATGCGGCCGGTCGAGCGCGAAAGTTGTTCGCAAGTCCGCGCGCGAAACGGACACTGAACCGCAGTGCCGGCAGCGTCATGATTGTCACAGGAGCGGTTCTTGCCACCAGATAG
- a CDS encoding SDR family NAD(P)-dependent oxidoreductase: protein MIVLVTGATAGFGMEIARRFAQQGHQVIASGRREERLTELQAELGERCLPLVLDVTDRKAVERALTELPAEFSAIDVLVNNAGGALGLEPAHKAQLDDWDTMVDTNIKGLMYCTRMVLTGMFERNRGHIVNIGSVAGKFPYPGGNVYGACKAFVHQFSLNLRTDLLGTAVRVSNIEPGLCGGTEFSQVRFKGDTAKADSIYAGTEPLTAVDIADTVEWIVNRPPHVNINEVQLMPVCQAPGAMAIHRRS from the coding sequence ATGATCGTATTAGTGACAGGCGCCACCGCGGGGTTCGGCATGGAGATAGCGCGGCGCTTCGCGCAACAGGGTCACCAGGTGATCGCGTCCGGTCGCCGTGAAGAGCGACTGACTGAACTGCAGGCCGAGTTGGGCGAGCGCTGCCTGCCATTGGTGCTCGATGTCACCGATCGCAAAGCGGTGGAGCGCGCATTGACGGAACTGCCTGCGGAATTTTCCGCTATCGATGTGCTGGTCAACAATGCCGGTGGTGCACTGGGTTTGGAGCCGGCGCACAAGGCGCAGCTCGACGATTGGGACACCATGGTCGACACCAACATCAAAGGTCTTATGTACTGCACGCGCATGGTGTTGACCGGCATGTTCGAACGCAATCGCGGGCATATCGTCAACATCGGATCGGTGGCGGGAAAATTTCCCTATCCGGGTGGTAACGTCTATGGTGCCTGCAAGGCCTTCGTGCACCAGTTCAGTTTGAATCTGCGCACCGATCTGCTGGGTACGGCGGTGCGGGTCAGCAATATCGAACCCGGCTTGTGCGGCGGGACGGAGTTCTCGCAGGTGCGCTTCAAGGGCGACACTGCCAAGGCGGACTCGATCTATGCCGGGACCGAACCGCTCACTGCCGTCGATATCGCTGATACGGTGGAGTGGATCGTCAATCGGCCGCCGCACGTCAACATCAACGAGGTGCAGCTGATGCCGGTGTGTCAGGCGCCGGGGGCGATGGCGATTCATCGCCGGTCTTAG
- a CDS encoding DUF4126 domain-containing protein: MTIVDTIALTMGVAWASGINLYAALFMLGYLGTTGQIALPPDLAILADPMVMAAAGFMYCVEFFADKVPGVDTGWDAIHSFIRIPAGAVLAAGAVGEIGPAAQLAAAIGGGGLAATTNFTKAGTRVLVNTSPEPVSNWTLSIGEDLAVIAGLWTALHYPLAFIALLIVAVLAMAWALPRLWRAIKAVFRKLAGFFGGAKPEPDPSLTPEARASRRTELLRSLSPDKGAPER; encoded by the coding sequence ATGACCATCGTCGATACCATTGCGCTCACCATGGGCGTGGCGTGGGCCAGCGGCATCAATCTCTATGCCGCACTGTTCATGCTGGGTTATCTGGGTACCACCGGCCAGATTGCATTGCCACCCGATCTGGCGATCCTCGCCGATCCGATGGTGATGGCGGCTGCCGGATTCATGTACTGCGTGGAGTTTTTCGCCGACAAGGTGCCCGGTGTCGATACCGGGTGGGATGCGATCCACAGCTTCATCCGCATCCCCGCCGGGGCCGTTCTGGCGGCCGGCGCGGTGGGGGAGATCGGCCCCGCCGCCCAGCTGGCGGCCGCGATCGGCGGCGGCGGTCTGGCGGCAACCACCAATTTCACCAAAGCCGGTACGCGCGTGCTGGTCAATACCTCACCCGAGCCGGTCAGCAACTGGACACTCTCGATCGGTGAAGATCTTGCGGTGATCGCCGGACTCTGGACCGCGCTGCACTACCCGTTGGCGTTCATCGCGCTGCTGATCGTGGCGGTGCTCGCCATGGCCTGGGCGCTGCCACGGTTGTGGCGGGCCATCAAGGCGGTGTTCCGTAAATTGGCGGGCTTCTTTGGCGGCGCTAAACCTGAGCCGGATCCGTCGCTGACGCCCGAGGCACGCGCCAGTCGCCGTACCGAACTGCTGCGCTCACTCTCTCCCGATAAGGGGGCTCCCGAGCGCTAG